Within the Planctomycetia bacterium genome, the region CCTTCTCCGCCGCAGCGCCGGCAAGCAGGCGATCGACGCCGACTCCGCGCGCGGCCGGGTCGTTGTCGGCAGACAGCGGCTTTCCCTGCACCGCCGCCCGCGGCAGCAGGCCGATCGTGGCCCGCTTCCAGGGAGGGAGCCGATCGGTGAGCACGACCCGCGCCGCAATCCTTTTCCCGTCCGCACCGGCCCCGCGCTCGACCGCCACGTCGACCTCGTCACCGGCGTACCGGGGCACCAATTGGTGTCGGGCATCGGCGACCCGCCGCACCTCCCGGCCGGCGATCTCCACGATCCGGTCGCCGCCGCGCAGGCCGGCCCGCGCCGCCGGTGAGCCGCTGCGGCAGGAGCCGATGAGCGGCGGTCCGTTGATCGGGTCGGAGCCGTGCCACGTGATCCCGAGGATGCCGGGCAGGAGCGGCTCGCCCCGCTTCAGTCGGGGCAGCACGCGGAGCACGTCCTCCAGCGGCACGGCGAAGCCGATGCCGGCATCGTACAGTTCCGTGCCCTGGTTCATGCCGGCGGTGTCGGCGGGCAGCGGCGCGAGCAGGCCGATCACGCGGCCCGATATGTCGAGCAGGGGGCCGCCATAGTTGGCGGGCGACACGGCGGCGTCGGTCTGGACTGCTCGACCCCAGCACCGATCGGTGGCCGACACGATTCCCACCGAGACGCCAGGCGCGGCCTGATTCCACCCCCGGCCCACGGCGATCGCCCACTGGCCCGGCTCCAGTTCGCTCCGCGGCACCGCCTCCAGCCGAGGCCCGGCATCGAGGCGTTCCGTCTCCAGGAGCACGAGGGCACGGGTCCGATCACGCCCCGTCACCCGGCCCACGCCCCGTGCGCCATCGGGGCGAACGACGACGACCCTGTCGACGTCGTCCGGCACCGTCAGCGACGTCGTCACGATCCACGACGTTCCCGCCACCGCGTCGTCATCGACGACGAGACCGGTCGCCGGTCCGGCCACGGTGACGCCGTCGGCCGCGGCGCTGAGTCCGGCGACCGACGCCCCCGGCTCGAGCCGGACAACGGCTCCGGCCACGCGGGCGACCGCGGCGCGGAATGCCTGCTCCTCGGCGAGCGTGGTGTCGTCGGCCCGCACGACCGCTGCCGCGAGCGATCCGAGCACGCACAACGTGCCGGCGATGGCCCGTCCACGCGGGCCGCCGTCCGTCGCAAGCCGCCACGTTCGCCACATGCATGCGTTCATCGTCGCCCCTCGACGCGTGGCAAGGGGCCGAGATCGCAGGGCACGGCCTCGTCCCCCCTGATGACCGTCACGGCGACGGGATCGCCCGGCGCCAGCCCGCCCAGCACCCGGCGCACGGCGACGCGGGACGTGACCGGCCGGCCGTTGACGGCGATCAGCAGGTCGTCGGGCCGGAGTCCGCCACGGAACGCGGCCGACTCCGCGACGAGCGACTCGACGAACGGCGGTGTGCCGTCGAGCAGGTCGGGGACGAGCACGATGCCGAGCACGCGCGGATCGACCTCCGCCCCGCGGGCCGCGGCGACCGGTGCCGGCCCGCCGGCCTCGATCGCCTTGCATCCGGCACTGATCTCGTCGAGCGGCAGGGCATGGTTCAGCCACACGCCCGTCGCCGCCGACCGCAGTTCCTTGCCCAGCATGCCGACGAGCCGCCCGCGTGAGTCGACGACCGCTCCCCCGGCAGAACCGGGATTGTTGGTGGTGAAGTCGAGCAGGTAAGAGTCTCCCTTGTAGAGCGACTCGGCGGCGCCGCGCCGGGCCTCCAGGGGCACGACCGCCGCGATCACGCCGCGCTGCACGGTCACCCGCTCGTCCCCCACCGCCACGCCGAACAGGTTCGCCAGCGCCATCACGCGGGTGCCGGCCGTCGCCCGCTCCCCGGCTGCGAGCGTGAAGCAGGACAGCCCTTCGGCATCAATCGACAGCAGCGCCAGATCGCGGCCCGGGTCGATGCCGACGACCGTGGCCGCGAACCGGCGGCCATCGTCGAGCACGCAGTCGATCTCCGGCGAGTCGAGCACCGTGCTCGCCGCGGTCACGATCCTGCCCGCGGGCGAGACGAGAATCCCGGACTGGTAGGACTCGAGACCGCGCAGCCCCCCTGCCCCGTAGAGTTTGACCACCTTGCGGGCCGCGCCGGCGATCGTCTGCCGCGGCGAATCGGCCGCGCCTGCGGCGCACGCGCAGGAGACCAGGGCGAGGAGGAGGACAGCGCCGTGCAGGTTCATGGCTTCGCCTCCGCCGGGGGCCCGGGCAGCACCGTAAACGTCTCGAACGGCTCCGTGCCCAGCCGGGCGTCGATCACGTCCCGCCCCTCCGGCGTGCGGCCGAACCGCAGTTCGCACGGATCGGCATCGGGCTCCGTCCACAGGTCGATCCCCGTCAGCGTGCCATCCCCGGCCACGTGGAACCGGGCCTCGACGCCGGCCACGGCCGCCTCGAGGACATCCACGAGTTCGGGAATCGTGAACACGGCCATGGCCCGCGGGTCGCGCGGGGCGGTGCCGAGGTACGTCGTCCGGCCGAGCGCCGCCGGTCCCTCGCGGACGAGCCGCCGATAGAGCACCAGCGCGGCGAGGAGCCCGCCGCTTCCCGGCGGCTCCGGGCTCGTGTCGAGCTCGGCACGCGGGTCGATCCGCGACGTGCCGGTCGGCAGTTCGATGACCGCGGCATCGTCGCCGATGACGATGCGGAAGTCACCGCCGCGGCCCGTCCGGCCCGCCAGCGTCCACGCGCCGGCGCCGGCGGCTGATCCGCGGCCCACGACGGCCTTGGCGACGCGATCCCGCTCGACGACGTTGAAGTGATGGTTGGCGAAGCCGCGTCGCGTCTCGTACAGGCCGCGGACCGCGACGGGAAGCGCGGCCGCCGGCCGCTTCGGCGCCGGCTCCGCATCCGGATCAGCGGGCCGGGGACCGCTGCGGGCGGGCCGCTCCTCCCCAGCGGCGACCGCGGCGAGTTCCGCGGCCGTGTGCACCCCTGTCAGTCTGACCAGTTTCTCCACGCGGCGCCCGCCACGACGGACCACGATCGGCACCTGCCAGCCCGCCGGGAGCGTCCCGAGGATGTTCTTGAAGCCGTTGACCGTCCGCACCGGCCGGCCGGCGAGGGCCACCACCTCGTCGTCGTGGCGGATGCCGCGCCGCCAGGCATCCGACGACTCGAGGATGTCGGAGATGAACACCGAGCCGTCGGCTGCCGAGGCGACGACCGCGCCGAGCGTCGCATGGTCGACGATCCGGCCGCCGCGCAGGCTGCCGAGGAAGTTCCGCACCTGGTTCGCCGAGATCGCGTAGCCGACGCCGACGTTCACCCGGCCGCGCTTGTCGAACGACGCCCGGCCGTTGACGCCGATCAGCCTGCCCGCGGCATCGAACAGGCCGCCCCCCGAGTTACCGGGGTTGATCGCCGCATCCACCTGGATGCAGTCGGCGTACTCGAGGATCGTGCCGCTGGGAAACTGGTAGCGATGGACGCCGGAGACGATGCCGGCGCTGATCGAGGGGCGCAGGTCGGTCGCCAGCAGGAACGGATTGCCCGCCACGAAGCAGGGATCCCCCGGCTCGACGAGATCACTGTCAGCGAGCGGCACATGGGGGAAGTCGTCGCGGCCGAGCAGCTTGACGAGCGCCACGTCGCCGGTGGGATCGATGCCGACGATGACCGCGTCGTACAGCCGGCCGTCCGCCAGGCCGCAGGCCATCGCCACGCCTGCCGGCTGCGTGACGTGGAAGTTCGAGACCGCGTAGCCGGCGGGATCGACGAGCACCCCAGATCCGCCGCCGGCACCGGCGGCGAAGATCGAAACGGCGGCGGGCGCGGCCCGGCGAATCGCCTCGATCCGCTGCCGCTCGGCCGCCAGCACGTCCGCCGGCACATCGCCGGCGACGGCGGCCGCCAGGGATGCCAGCGTGCCGACGACGAGGGGCGCGACCGCCACAAGCCGGCGGTGCGTTTCGTTCGTCATCCAGCGGCGCTCGCGGCTCATCGGGGCGGATTCACTTTTCGAAGACCGGGTCATGGAACAGCACGGGCCCGCCCGGCCCGCCGCCGGCGGCATCGACCGTGATCGTCAGCCGCCGGGCATCGGCCACATCGACGTCGATCGGCAGGTCGGCCGCAGGCTCCTTCTCCGCTGCCGGCCGGTCGGCTGCCGGGCTGCGGAACACCTCCCGATCGTCCGCCTGGATCGTCACCGTCGCAACGCGGCCCGCGCCGCTCGCCGGGCCCGCGAGGCGGGCACGAAACCGCCGACTGTCGGCCGGCACGCGCCACACGATCTCCGTTCGTGGCCGGACGACCAGGCCGCCCGCCGCCACCGCCCCGGCGGGAAGAAACCGCGGGGCGAAGAACTCTCCGACCCGCCCGGCCGCCGTGAGCCCGCCGAAGAATGGCTCCACGCTCTTCCGCTCCGGCTCCAGCGTGGCCAGCCGGACGGTGCGGCCGGCCGCATAGTCGATCGATCGCAGCAATCGACCGGGAAGTTTGACCACGCCGTCGATCTCGAGGGCCTCGGGCGTCCACGTGACCGACGCTCCGCGCAGCGATCCGCCACCCACCTCGACGGCCATTCCCCCCGCCTCCCCCGGGGTGGCCCGCAGCCAGTGAAGCCCGACGACCTTCCCGCGATTGACGCGAATCGTTTCCTCGTCCAGAACCACGGCCACCTGCTCCGCTTCCACGGCGCTGATCGCGCACTCGACCAGTTCGAAGCCGGGCTCCTCCGTGTCACGCTGACGTGCGACCACGACGAGGTCGGATGCCGGCTTTTCGGGGAGCGCCCCCAGCCACGCCGGCTCCGTGTCGCCGCCCCGGACGGGGCCGAAGGCCACCGTCCAGACGCGGTCGATCGGCAGTTCGATCCGTCCGTCGTCCCGGAGAATGGCCGCGCGTCCATCCTGCCAGAGGAAATCATTTCCCGTCAGCCGCAGTCCCGCACCGCCCATGACCGTCACCCGCGGCGGCGGCTCCCGGTTGGCACCGCCTTCGGCGGCGACGACGACCCGGCGGATGGCGGCGACGGCGAGCACGGGCTGCGCGGCGAGCCGCAGTTCCCGCGGGCCGATCCCCTCCAGGACGCCCGCCACGACGGTGCCGTCCGTCTTCTCGACCCGCACGTCGAGCGCCGCGGCCGGCGCGACACAGGCTGCCGCCAGGCCGGCGACGAGCGCCCGCGTGGCGTTGCCTACCGCGCCCGCCAGGCGGGCCGACCCATCATGGCCCGCGCGTGCGTTCACCCTCTTCTCCTCCGCTGGCCAGCCGCTTGAAGTACTGCTCGATTGCCTCCCGATAATGCGGCGGGAACTCACGGCCGATCTGCTGCAGGGATG harbors:
- the degP gene encoding serine protease, which encodes MNLHGAVLLLALVSCACAAGAADSPRQTIAGAARKVVKLYGAGGLRGLESYQSGILVSPAGRIVTAASTVLDSPEIDCVLDDGRRFAATVVGIDPGRDLALLSIDAEGLSCFTLAAGERATAGTRVMALANLFGVAVGDERVTVQRGVIAAVVPLEARRGAAESLYKGDSYLLDFTTNNPGSAGGAVVDSRGRLVGMLGKELRSAATGVWLNHALPLDEISAGCKAIEAGGPAPVAAARGAEVDPRVLGIVLVPDLLDGTPPFVESLVAESAAFRGGLRPDDLLIAVNGRPVTSRVAVRRVLGGLAPGDPVAVTVIRGDEAVPCDLGPLPRVEGRR
- the degP gene encoding type I deoxyribonuclease HsdR, which produces MWRTWRLATDGGPRGRAIAGTLCVLGSLAAAVVRADDTTLAEEQAFRAAVARVAGAVVRLEPGASVAGLSAAADGVTVAGPATGLVVDDDAVAGTSWIVTTSLTVPDDVDRVVVVRPDGARGVGRVTGRDRTRALVLLETERLDAGPRLEAVPRSELEPGQWAIAVGRGWNQAAPGVSVGIVSATDRCWGRAVQTDAAVSPANYGGPLLDISGRVIGLLAPLPADTAGMNQGTELYDAGIGFAVPLEDVLRVLPRLKRGEPLLPGILGITWHGSDPINGPPLIGSCRSGSPAARAGLRGGDRIVEIAGREVRRVADARHQLVPRYAGDEVDVAVERGAGADGKRIAARVVLTDRLPPWKRATIGLLPRAAVQGKPLSADNDPAARGVGVDRLLAGAAAEKAGIRAGDRITSIRSADAATMPVATVADLVGALAGVEPGASVTIGYVRQGKAAAVDLVTADLPVDPAAVLGPAADDAPAAADTRPDGATDAATVMTLELPDERQRQIAVVPAARGTAPLPLVVYCGPPRGPLDEAAAAAWKGAVARHGVAVLLPGSLDPQRWGPADIAAIGRGIIALDARRPIDRSRIVIAGSKAGGTFAWLVAERFGPQARGVAIIDAPLPRQASIEPVDPARWKWVLFGVAAGAERPSRVDLDRRRLTEAGYPVGDLPGGAAGPPADPLCRCAALLGLL
- the degP gene encoding serine protease, with the protein product MSRERRWMTNETHRRLVAVAPLVVGTLASLAAAVAGDVPADVLAAERQRIEAIRRAAPAAVSIFAAGAGGGSGVLVDPAGYAVSNFHVTQPAGVAMACGLADGRLYDAVIVGIDPTGDVALVKLLGRDDFPHVPLADSDLVEPGDPCFVAGNPFLLATDLRPSISAGIVSGVHRYQFPSGTILEYADCIQVDAAINPGNSGGGLFDAAGRLIGVNGRASFDKRGRVNVGVGYAISANQVRNFLGSLRGGRIVDHATLGAVVASAADGSVFISDILESSDAWRRGIRHDDEVVALAGRPVRTVNGFKNILGTLPAGWQVPIVVRRGGRRVEKLVRLTGVHTAAELAAVAAGEERPARSGPRPADPDAEPAPKRPAAALPVAVRGLYETRRGFANHHFNVVERDRVAKAVVGRGSAAGAGAWTLAGRTGRGGDFRIVIGDDAAVIELPTGTSRIDPRAELDTSPEPPGSGGLLAALVLYRRLVREGPAALGRTTYLGTAPRDPRAMAVFTIPELVDVLEAAVAGVEARFHVAGDGTLTGIDLWTEPDADPCELRFGRTPEGRDVIDARLGTEPFETFTVLPGPPAEAKP